Within the Candidatus Reidiella endopervernicosa genome, the region TGACTCTCAGCTGGTTATCAAGCAGGGTCGTTACGGCAAATTCATCGGCTGCAGCAGCTACCCCGACTGCAAGTTCATCGAACCGCTGATCAAACCGGAAGATACCGGCGTAGAGTGCCCCAAATGCAAACAGGGGACGATCCTCAAGCGTCGTTCACGCCGTGGCAAGATCTTCTACTCCTGTGCCCGCTACCCCGACTGCGACTACGCGATCTGGAACGAGCCACTCAACGAGCCGTGCCCCAAATGCGACTGGCCGATTGTTACCGTCAAGACCACCAAGCGTCGCGGTACCGAGAAGGTCTGCCCGCAGAGCGAGTGTGACTTCGCCGAACCCTATGAGGTTGAAGAGAACGAATCCTCCAGCGACAGCTAGATTACAAACCACCATTTTTCACAAAGTTAAGAAACGGAAGTTATCAACATGAGCAAACCATTCGTAGCCATCCTGATGGGATCTGACTCCGACCTGCCCGCGCTGCAGGCCACCTTCAAGGCCCTGAAATCTTTTGATATTACCTATGAGGTGCGTATCCACTCGGCACACCGCACCCCAGAGGCAACCCACGACTATGTCACCGGTGCTGAAGCGCGCGGTTGTCAGGCCTTTATCTGTGCTGCAGGCCTTGCAGCGCACCTCGCCGGCGCTGTCTCCGCCATCACCGTACGCCCCGTTATCGGTGTACCGATGGACGGCGGCCCACTCAAGGGTCAGGACGCGCTGCTCTCCACCGTAATGATGCCCGGCGGTATCCCGGTTGCCACCGTTGCTATCGGAAGTGCTGGCGCCAAGAACGCCGCCTATCTGGCCGCACAAATCATGGCCGTCTCCGATAGCGATCTGGCACAGAAGCTGCGCGATGAGCGTGAAGCGAACAAGAAAAAGATTCTCGCCCGCAATGACGAAGTGCAAAAGGAGCTTGGGCTAGCCTAAGCAGCGGGCCTATCCCTTGGCCACACCCTTCCAGATCAGGCATGCCACCCACGCACTACGGCGTGGTGGCATCGTCGCCTATCCAACAGAGTCGGTCTTTGGCCTCGGCTGCAACCCCCTCAATGGAGCCGCTGTGCTGCGCCTGCTGGCGTTAAAGCAGCGCCCTATCGATAAGGGGTTGATTCTGATCGCCTCCGAATTAGTGCAGCTTGAACCCTTTCTACAACCACTAGCCAAACCGATGCTAAGGCGGATCAGTCAGCGTTGGCCCGGCCCGACTACCTGGCTACTTCCCGCTCGCTCAGAGGTACCTCAGTGGCTATGCGGTCATCACAACACACTCGCTGTACGGGTCACCGCCCACCCACTAGCCGCTGCACTCTGCGACAGCTTTGGAGGTGCGCTGGTCTCAACCAGCGCCAATCGTAGCAATCAACCACCAGCACGTAGCGCTCTGCGTGTAGAGCAATATTTCGACAATCGACTCGACTACACACTTCACGGTGAGTTAGGTGGGAACGCTCAGCCAACCGAGATCCGCGATGCCGCTAATGGGCGACTGATTCGTGCCGGCTAAAACTCATCGATACATGCCGCCATCACGCGATTCTGTTAACGTCGCAACCTTCAGCCAACAACTAATAAGACAGGGATAACACCATGGGTACAAAGAGCGTACTGGCCATCATCACACTCGGCGCGGCGGGCGCCGCTGTTGGACTCCCCTACTACAACGGCATGCAGGCCGAGCAACACTTCGATACCCTGCTGACACGCTACACCACACCTGGCGTTATCAAGCTCGACAGACTCGAGTATCAGCGCTCACTCTTCGATGCGAGTGCACGCTCCCAGATGACGCTTAATCATCAGAAGGGCACCCTGATTCTCGAACTCAACCATAAGATCCAGCATGGTCCTACAATCGATTCCACCGACGCCTTTACCATTACCACTGAGGCGACTATCCCCGCCGATCAGCAGTACGAGTTCAAACACTACTTTGGTGATCAAGCACCACTGAGCGTCATCAGCCGAATCGCCCATGATGGTAGCGAGGCAACCGAGATCCTCTCACCCGCCTTTAGCGGCAGCGCACTGGAACGCCCTTCGGTTGCGATCGAGTGGCAGGGAGTGAACGGCACCATCCATCAAGACCAACAGATGAAGCAGACCAACGCCGATCTAAAGGCGCCAGGTCTCAAGGTCTCCGATAGCGAGGCGAGTATGGAGATGGGCGAGATCTCCATGCTCGCCAATCTGAACCGTGTACGCGATATGGTCTGGATCGGCGAGAGTCGTATCGGCATGGATCATCTTAAATTCGACTTCACTGCACCCGACAAACCCGACTTCCGCCTCGACAAGCTACGCATCGTCTCTAATCAGCAGGCTGAGAGCGAGAAGTTACACACCATCTCCGTCGCGTTCGATGCCGACAGCCTCACCGTCGATGACTATCAGCTCACCGCTCCCGGCTATGCGATCGAAATCAAACATCTCGATATTGACGCCTATGTGGAGCTGAATCGGAAAATCACCGAGATTCAGGCGATGGGCATCGAACCAGAAGCCGCTGTACAGATGATGGGGCTGACCCTGATCGGCAATCTACCGACCCTACTGCGCAGCTCACCCGAGATCTCAATCACCCGTATGGGGGCGACCACTCCCGAAGGGAGGGTTAACGGCAACCTGCGCATCGCCTACACCGGCGATGGCAATCTCCATCTCGATCAACCGATGGCACTACTGATGGATCTCGACGGCGATGTTGAGTTCGACATGCCCAAGGCACTGGTGAAAAAAGCGATGCTCCAATCGAGCAAACAGCGTATCGCCACCGCCGCTGCCCAGCAGGGACAGGAGATCGCCGACGATGAACTTGAAGCGCTGGCGCTACAAGGGGTTGAGAGCCAGCTGATCCTGTTTGGTCAACAGCAGTGGATCGTTGAGCAGGGCGACAGCTACCGCAGCCGCATCGAGTACCGCAAGGGTGCACTGACCATCAACGGTCAGGCAGCCGACATCCTCTCGATGCTGATGCAGCAACCCCAGCAATAGCCGATGTTTACCCTCCATCCCCAACTCGATAACGACTGCTTTACTCTAGGTCGTTTTGAACTCTGCCGATTGCTGATGATGAACGATGCCAGCTATCCCTGGTTCATTCTGGTGCCGGAGAGGAGTGAGCTACGCGAGATCCACCATCTCGACGAGGGCGATCAGCAGCAGCTGATCTCTGAGTCTAGCGCCCTGGCCAGCGCTATTGAAACGGCCTTTGCGGCCGAAAAGATCAACGTCGCCGCACTCGGCAATCTGGTGCCACAACTGCACATACACCATATTGCCCGCTACGCCTCCGATCCCAGCTGGCCAGCACCGGTATGGGGCAAACACCCGGCAAAGCCATACAACGATCGGCTGCGTGACGAACGGATTGAACAGCTACTTGATCAACTCCAACGCCCCCTTTACCCCGTTGATTGCTAGGGGAATAGAGGTAATTTTTCCGATAAAGCGCTAGAATTTGCCGCTTCTGGAATTTTCACCGCGACGATCGCGGTCCAAACCGATTTAGAGAGATCAGGAGCATACCCATGGTTGTTTTTTCCACCTCACACGGCGACTTCACCCTCGAGTTCTACCCCGAGAAGGCACCGATCAGCGTTGAGAACTTTCTCAAATATGTCGACGACGGCTTCTTCGACGGCACCATCTTCCACCGTGTGATCCCCGGCTTCATGATCCAGGGCGGTGGCTTTGATGAATCGATGAGCCAGAAAACGACACGCGAGACGATCAAGAACGAGGCGGACAACGGCCTGAAGAACGAGCGCGGCACTCTCTCGATGGCGCGCACCTCGGAGGTCGACAGCGCCACCTCACAGTTCTTCATCAATGTGGTCGACAACGCCTTCCTCGACCACGGCTCGCGTGACTTCGGCTACGCCGTCTTCGCCAAGGTTGTTGATGGCATGGATGTGATCGACAACATTGCCAAGGTACAGACCGGTAACCAGGGCGGTCACCAGGACGTACCGGTTGAACCGATTGTGGTCAGCTCTGCAAAACGCGTCGAAGAAGCCTAAATAGAAGTCTGCGGGGAGTCAGCTCTGACTCCCCGCTCCCCCTCATCTTGAACAGTCCCGATATCGAAGCGGTAAAAAGCTATCTGCTCAAGCTGCAGAGTCATATCTGTGCAGCACTTGAGACTGCGGATGGTAAGGCACGTTTTGAACTTGATGAGTGGCAGCGAGAACAGGGCGGCGGCGGACGCACCCGCCTGTTGAGCGACGGCACAGTATTCGAGCAGGCTGGGGTCAACTTCTCTCACGTTTTCGGTAGCTCCATGCCCGCCTCAGCCACAGCCCACCGCCCCGAGTTGGCCGGGCGTAGCTTTCAGGCGATGGGAGTTTCACTGGTCATCCACCCCCACAACCCCTATGTGCCCACCTCGCACGCTAACGTACGCTTCTTCATCGCGGAGAAGGAGGGCGAGGCGCCGGTCTGGTGGTTCGGCGGTGGTTATGATCTGACACCCTACTACCCCTTCCATGAGGATGTAGTTGAGTGGCACCAATGTGCCAAAGCGGCCTGCGATCCCTTCGGCCCAGAGCTCTACCCAAAATATAAGAAGTGGTGCGACGACTACTTCTTCCTCAAACACCGCAGCGAGACCCGTGGTGTCGGCGGACTCTTTTTCGATGACCTCAACAGCCCTGGTTTCGATACTGCTTTCGCCTTTATGCAGAGCGTCGGCAACAGCTATACCGACGCCTACCTACCGATCGTCCAGCGACGCCAGGCGACCCCTTTCGGTGAACGCGAACGTGACTTCCAGCTCTACCGTCGTGGCCGCTATGTAGAGTTCAATCTGGTCTTCGACCGCGGCACCCTGTTCGGTCTGCAGAGCGGTGGTCGCACCGAGTCGATCCTGATGTCACTACCGCCACTGGTGAAGTGGCGCTACAACTGGCAGCCAGAGCCCGACAGCCCCGAGGCGGATCTCTACGAGAACTACCTCAGGCCACGTGACTGGCTATCACAGCAGTAGCCGTCTGATCGGTTTGATGCCCAGCATCAGCAACAGCAAACTACTCATTGCCAACCAGTGGGGAATCAGCTCACCCTCGTCGGCCAGCTGTGCCACCACATCAACCTTCTGCCACGCAACCAATGCATCGAGCCCCAACCCCAGCGCCACACTGCAGTGCGCAATGCCGGTCAGGTAGATAAGCGCTGTGGTGCGTCCCAGCTCACGCGCGACCACGATCATGGTCGCAATATTGTTCGCCGGCCCCGCCAACAGGAAGACCAGAACCGTGCCCGGTGAGATACCGGCCAACAGCAATCCTGCCGCTACCGGTGTGGAGGCTGTGGCACAGATGTAGATCGGAATACCGACCAGCAGCATCATACCCATCGCCGCCAGACCACTGCCCCACTGTGCCAACGCCAGTGGCGGCACCAGGGTCTCGACCAGCGCCGCCAGCACCATACCGATGGCGAGCCAGAAGACAATGTCATCCCAGATATCGACTACCGCACGCCAGTAAGACGTCACCCCCTCACCGGGGAAGAACCATTAGCCTCAGTAGAACAATCTGTCGTACAGCCACTACCACAGCTATCCTTAGCTGCCTCCGGCACATGGGCTGGATAGATCTTCGCTGCCGGCACTATTAGCGTCAGCAGACCGGTCACCACCGCAGTGATTATTGCCGCGATTGGCCTCACCACCATCATGAACGGACCAAGCAGCGCATAGGAGAGTGCTACCGAGTCGACCCCTGTCTCCGGAGTAGCAATAAGAAATGAGAGGGTTGAACCACGTGAGGCACCACCACGGCGTACCGCTAGTGCCGCCGGCAACACTCCACATGAACAGAGTGGTAACGGTGCGCCAATCAGCGCTGCCTTGGTCACAGGCCATGGGCCACGTCCACCAAGCCATCTCGCCACCAGACCCTCGGGCAGCCACACCTTAATGACCGCTGCCGTGATCAGGCCAAACAGCAGCCATGGGGCTGCCTCCAGACAGATATTGAGCAGATTTTGGAGAAAGAGCGTCATCAATGACCTCTGTAATTACGCGGCTAAAACAGCTGCCAGATCTAACTGTTAGATTGTAATTGGTACCATTGGTGCCTGCTTAGCCAATCGTATCGATCGATTCCCGTTTAGGCACCTCGGCAGTACAGCCACCCATACGCTGAATCACCGCTGCCTCAGTCAGCAGGGCATCAAGGCCAAGTGGCTCAGAGGCTTGTGGGGATGTTGGTAGACAGGCGAGCTGTTCAAGACGCTTCAGCACCTCGAAATATCCAGCAGCATCGAGATGGTTGCTCGCCGCATAAAGGCCGAATTGAGCCGTTGATGAGCACCCGCCAGCTTGCGGCTCATCAACAGCTGACCCTGTAGCAGTTCAATCAGCGCCTTTTCATACTCACTGCTGGCAAGCTGTGATAGCTGCAGCCACTCACTCTCATCGTAACTCTCAATCCAGAAGCTGGCGGCCAGTGCACAGAGCATGGGCATAAAGGAGGAGTTAGCGTGAATCAGTGCTGTCCGTTGCACCCGGAGTGCATCTTTGTGCAGCGCCTCTGCCGTCTCGCGCAACATCGGCTCGGCGTACCATCCCGCCTGTGAGGGTATCCCTTGAGTAACAACTCAGCACTGCCAACAGCGGCCACGGCTCAATCGAGCTGCCCACCGCAGCTACTCCCCTGACCGGCGGTACAGCCGTAGCAGTGGTCGGCCACAGCAATTGGTTGCCCCTCGATCTGCTGATCCTGCAGATCACTGATATGGGTCCGCTCACGGCCACCGGCCTGCAGTGACATCTCCAGCATCTGGTTAAAGTCGCAGTCGTAGAGGTAACCCTGCCAGTCAACACTGATCAAAGTGCGGCACATCACCGCTTCGAGATTATCGGCACAGTAGGAACCACGCAGCAGCGCCATGTAGTCATCAAAGCCCCCCTTGGAGACCAGGGTGCTGCCAAATCGTTTGATCGGCATGTTGGTCAGGGTGTGCAGGTGACTGAAGCGGATACCGTACTGTTCACCCAGAATCTTTCGATAGTCGGCCTCAAGCGCCGTCTGCGGCGGTGGCAGAGAAGGGCCTATGGGGTTGAACATTAGGTTAAGAACCAGATCACTTCCCGCCTCACCGTAACCGAGTGCGTTGAGCTGCTTCAGCCCTTCAATACTGCGTTCATAGACACCACGCCCCCGCTGCGACTCAACATTCTCTTTCAGGTAGCAGGGGAGCGAGGCGGTGATCTCCACCTGATGGTCGGCGAGGAACTGTGCCAGATCCTCCTGCCCCGGCTCCTGCAGGATGGTGAGATTGCAGCGGTCGATCACATGCACGTCCATATTGCGCATCGTGGTGACTAGCTGGCGGAAGTGTTGATTTAGTTCGGGGGCACCGCCCGTCAGATCGAGGCGTTTGATCCGGTTCGCCTTAATGAAGGTAATGATCTGTTCGATCGTCTCCGCCGACATCTCCTCGGTGCGTTTCGGCCCGGCGTTGACGTGGCAGTGCAGACACTGCTGGTTGCAGCGGTAGCCGAGATTGACCTGCAGTGTTTCGAGTTTGGCGCGGCTCAGCGCCGGGAAGTCGCTCTTCTCAAGCAGCGGAAGGGTTGCGTGCATTACTGTTCCAATTCAGACCTGTTCACTCGGATAATAGCCGATTCGACACCATCCGTCCGTTAATGGCTAGCGCAGGCCGCGTAGATACCACCACTCGAAGATCCGCTTGGCCCAATGGCCGATACGAAGCGGCGGCAGCATCAGATTGCGCTTGGGCGTACGGGTGACCAGCATGCCGCTATTAAGAGAGTCGACGATACACATCAGCTCCACCTTGAAGCCGGTGTTCGATGTTCGACCCGCCAGCTCATCGACGATGTTGGCAGCCGCCGCCTTCGCCTGCAGATCAGCCATGTGTGCCTGCTTCGGCATCCACTCGGGACCGGGGAAACTACCGGAATCACCCGCCACATAGATCCGCTCACTCCCCTCGACACGACAGAGCGCATCGGCCTTGAGCATGCCACCTTCGGAGCGTGCCAGCTCGGTATTATCAAACCACTGGTTGCCAGTCATCCCCGGCATGAAGAGGATCAGGTTCGCATCGAACTCACCACCCTCGGTGATCACCTTGCTCTCGGTGAACTGCTTCATCTTGTGGCCGAGATGGGTCTCGATGCCGCGCTTGGCCATCGCATCGAGTAGCCCCTTGACTGCCTTCGGCCCGAGGCGCTTACCTGGCTCAGGTGCCGGGGTGAAGAAGACCAGCTTGAACTGATCTCGTCGCCCCTGCTGGCGAAGCAGGGTATCGATACCAAACAGGAACTCAAACATCGGCCCACCGCGCATCGCCGAAGGCTCCTTAGGATTACCACTGAAGCCGATGGCGATGGTGCCGCCCTGCATCTCCGCGATACGGTCGCGAATCTTCTCCGCTGCCGCGATCCCCTCACAGGGGGTGATGGCATTCTCGATACCGGGCAGTTTCTTGATGAAACGACCACCGGAGGCAATCAGTAGCGCATCGTTCTCCACCTCACCGTTCTCGGTCACCACCGTACGACCGCCATCCTTGAGGCCAGTCGCCTCACCGGCGTGGAAATTAACACGCATGCGGCGAAAGAAGTTATCGAGGCCGACCACTAGATCACTCCCCTGACGCATGCCCGAGGGGATCCAGATCAGACTCGGCAGGAAGACGAACTCTGCCTTGCGACCGATCACCGTGATCTCCGCCGAACTGTCACGATTACGCAGCTCACGCACCGCCGTGACGGCCGCAAAGCCGGTTCCAATGACTGTAATCCGTTTACTCATCTCAATACTCTCTTGTGAACTGAACGCTACTCAAACCGAAAATTATTAGGTGTGACAGAGTGGCCGGTTGTCGGGGTTTTCCATCTGCTTGGCGATATCGTGAATCATATCGCGCAGCTCCTCGAGACTGATCTCATTGAGCATGCGACTCATCAGATCGGGATCGATGCGAATGGTGCAGGGGGTGCCATCGGCCAGCTCGATGCCGACTCCGGCGACATTCTTCTCAAAGCCGTTTTCATCGTCGAGCTCATCAACATGGGCCTGCAGCAGATTCTCGTACTGCTCGTCGACCAGACCTCCCAGCGCATCGTCGATATTCTCCGGCACACCGACGCTGTAACCCGCCTCATGGTCACTGACCTCGTAATCGATCGCCTTGCGGGTCAGGAACTCAATAAAGATGTCACACAGCTTTTTGTTGAAAAAGAGATACTCGAGCATCCCGGACTCCCTGGAGTGGTGGCGTAAAGGTCAGATTTTAACCGTGATCCTGGCAGACGCCAGTGCCAATATTTGGCCGTGTCGCGCGAACTCATTTATCCTAACAGGATTACCGAAACGAAAACCCCATCTCCGAGGAGAGAATCAGATGAGTGCATTCCCCAACAGCCGCATGCGCCGCATGCGCCGCGACGACTTCTCACGCCGCCTGATGCGCGAGTCTCAGCTTAGCTGCGACGATCTGATCTACCCGATGTTCATCCTCGAGGGTGAGGGACAGCGTGAGGCGGTTCCCTCAATGCCGGGTGTCGAGCGGGTCAGTATCGATGAGCTACTGATTGAGGCGGCGCAGCTGGTCGAGCTTGGCGTACCCGCCGTGGCGCTCTTCCCGGTCACACCGGTGGAGCAGAAATCACTCGACGCCGCCGAGGCCTACAACCCCGAGGGGCTGGCACAGCGTGCGGTGCGCAACCTGAAGGCCAACTTCCCCGATCTGGGCGTAATTACCGATGTGGCGCTCGACCCCTTCACCACCCACGGTCAGGATGGACTGATCGACGAAAGCGGTTATGTGATGAATGACGAGACGGTCGACGTGCTGGTCAAGCAGGCGCTCTCCCACGCCGCTGCCGGTGCCGATATCGTCGCCCCCTCCGACATGATGGATGGCCGCATCGGCGCAATCCGTGATGCTCTCGAGGGTGCTGGCAACATCCACACCCGTATCCTCGCCTACTCAGCCAAGTACGCCTCCAGCTTCTACGGTCCATTTCGCGATGCGGTCGGCTCCTCAGCCAACCTCGGTGCCGGCAACAAGTACACTTACCAGATGGACCCGGCCAACAGCGATGAGGCGATCCACGAGGTGGCGCTCGATCTCGACGAGGGTGCCGACATGGTGATGATCAAGCCGGGTATGCCCTACCTCGATATTGTGCGCCGTATCAAAGATGAGTTCGGTGCACCCACCTTCGTCTACCAGGTGAGCGGTGAGTACGCGATGCTCAAGGCAGCCAGCGATAACGGCTGGCTCGAGGAGAAGGCGGTGGTAATGGAATCCTTACTCGCCTTTAAACGCGCCGGGGCCGACGGCATCCTTACCTACTACGCCAAACAGGCGGCTATCTGGCTCAAGGAGTCCTAGACCTCCAACCACCGGCGTATTCGACACCTTCGGGTACGCCGGCCTCATCCTCTCTGGAATCATCTGACCATGACTGATCACTACGCCGTGATGGGCAACCCTATCGCACACAGCAAATCACCTCGAATACACACCCTCTTTGCTGAACAGACCGAACAGGCGCTCGATTACCGCGCGATCAGAGTCGATGAAGGGAGTT harbors:
- the purE gene encoding 5-(carboxyamino)imidazole ribonucleotide mutase codes for the protein MSKPFVAILMGSDSDLPALQATFKALKSFDITYEVRIHSAHRTPEATHDYVTGAEARGCQAFICAAGLAAHLAGAVSAITVRPVIGVPMDGGPLKGQDALLSTVMMPGGIPVATVAIGSAGAKNAAYLAAQIMAVSDSDLAQKLRDEREANKKKILARNDEVQKELGLA
- a CDS encoding L-threonylcarbamoyladenylate synthase, which gives rise to MATPFQIRHATHALRRGGIVAYPTESVFGLGCNPLNGAAVLRLLALKQRPIDKGLILIASELVQLEPFLQPLAKPMLRRISQRWPGPTTWLLPARSEVPQWLCGHHNTLAVRVTAHPLAAALCDSFGGALVSTSANRSNQPPARSALRVEQYFDNRLDYTLHGELGGNAQPTEIRDAANGRLIRAG
- a CDS encoding YdgA family protein is translated as MGTKSVLAIITLGAAGAAVGLPYYNGMQAEQHFDTLLTRYTTPGVIKLDRLEYQRSLFDASARSQMTLNHQKGTLILELNHKIQHGPTIDSTDAFTITTEATIPADQQYEFKHYFGDQAPLSVISRIAHDGSEATEILSPAFSGSALERPSVAIEWQGVNGTIHQDQQMKQTNADLKAPGLKVSDSEASMEMGEISMLANLNRVRDMVWIGESRIGMDHLKFDFTAPDKPDFRLDKLRIVSNQQAESEKLHTISVAFDADSLTVDDYQLTAPGYAIEIKHLDIDAYVELNRKITEIQAMGIEPEAAVQMMGLTLIGNLPTLLRSSPEISITRMGATTPEGRVNGNLRIAYTGDGNLHLDQPMALLMDLDGDVEFDMPKALVKKAMLQSSKQRIATAAAQQGQEIADDELEALALQGVESQLILFGQQQWIVEQGDSYRSRIEYRKGALTINGQAADILSMLMQQPQQ
- a CDS encoding HIT domain-containing protein, with protein sequence MFTLHPQLDNDCFTLGRFELCRLLMMNDASYPWFILVPERSELREIHHLDEGDQQQLISESSALASAIETAFAAEKINVAALGNLVPQLHIHHIARYASDPSWPAPVWGKHPAKPYNDRLRDERIEQLLDQLQRPLYPVDC
- the hemF gene encoding oxygen-dependent coproporphyrinogen oxidase, which translates into the protein MNSPDIEAVKSYLLKLQSHICAALETADGKARFELDEWQREQGGGGRTRLLSDGTVFEQAGVNFSHVFGSSMPASATAHRPELAGRSFQAMGVSLVIHPHNPYVPTSHANVRFFIAEKEGEAPVWWFGGGYDLTPYYPFHEDVVEWHQCAKAACDPFGPELYPKYKKWCDDYFFLKHRSETRGVGGLFFDDLNSPGFDTAFAFMQSVGNSYTDAYLPIVQRRQATPFGERERDFQLYRRGRYVEFNLVFDRGTLFGLQSGGRTESILMSLPPLVKWRYNWQPEPDSPEADLYENYLRPRDWLSQQ
- the arsS gene encoding arsenosugar biosynthesis radical SAM (seleno)protein ArsS (Some members of this family are selenoproteins.) encodes the protein MHATLPLLEKSDFPALSRAKLETLQVNLGYRCNQQCLHCHVNAGPKRTEEMSAETIEQIITFIKANRIKRLDLTGGAPELNQHFRQLVTTMRNMDVHVIDRCNLTILQEPGQEDLAQFLADHQVEITASLPCYLKENVESQRGRGVYERSIEGLKQLNALGYGEAGSDLVLNLMFNPIGPSLPPPQTALEADYRKILGEQYGIRFSHLHTLTNMPIKRFGSTLVSKGGFDDYMALLRGSYCADNLEAVMCRTLISVDWQGYLYDCDFNQMLEMSLQAGGRERTHISDLQDQQIEGQPIAVADHCYGCTAGQGSSCGGQLD
- a CDS encoding NAD(P)/FAD-dependent oxidoreductase encodes the protein MSKRITVIGTGFAAVTAVRELRNRDSSAEITVIGRKAEFVFLPSLIWIPSGMRQGSDLVVGLDNFFRRMRVNFHAGEATGLKDGGRTVVTENGEVENDALLIASGGRFIKKLPGIENAITPCEGIAAAEKIRDRIAEMQGGTIAIGFSGNPKEPSAMRGGPMFEFLFGIDTLLRQQGRRDQFKLVFFTPAPEPGKRLGPKAVKGLLDAMAKRGIETHLGHKMKQFTESKVITEGGEFDANLILFMPGMTGNQWFDNTELARSEGGMLKADALCRVEGSERIYVAGDSGSFPGPEWMPKQAHMADLQAKAAAANIVDELAGRTSNTGFKVELMCIVDSLNSGMLVTRTPKRNLMLPPLRIGHWAKRIFEWWYLRGLR
- the hemB gene encoding porphobilinogen synthase, which encodes MSAFPNSRMRRMRRDDFSRRLMRESQLSCDDLIYPMFILEGEGQREAVPSMPGVERVSIDELLIEAAQLVELGVPAVALFPVTPVEQKSLDAAEAYNPEGLAQRAVRNLKANFPDLGVITDVALDPFTTHGQDGLIDESGYVMNDETVDVLVKQALSHAAAGADIVAPSDMMDGRIGAIRDALEGAGNIHTRILAYSAKYASSFYGPFRDAVGSSANLGAGNKYTYQMDPANSDEAIHEVALDLDEGADMVMIKPGMPYLDIVRRIKDEFGAPTFVYQVSGEYAMLKAASDNGWLEEKAVVMESLLAFKRAGADGILTYYAKQAAIWLKES